In the Sinorhizobium arboris LMG 14919 genome, one interval contains:
- a CDS encoding ABC transporter ATP-binding protein: MARINLEHIRHAYGAKPKSESDYALKEVHHEWNDGGAYALLGPSGCGKTTLLNIISGLINPSEGRILFDGTDVTHLTTQQRNIAQVFQFPVIYDTMTVYDNLAFPLRNRHVPEPEVDRRVKEILEMTGLGSWAKKTARGLTADQKQKISLGRGLVRSDVSAILFDEPLTVIDPEMKWVLRSQIKRLHKQFGFTMVYVTHDQTEALTFADKVVVMYDGQIVQIGTPAELFERPRHTFVGYFIGSPGMNVLPAEIAGSTAAVGDQRIGLNFQPQIRAGARIEIGIRPEFISLGRDGMPVAITKVEDIGRHKVVRARFADRPISIIVDEDGEIPAEPRVTFDPKAINVYADSWRVGGEA; encoded by the coding sequence ATGGCACGCATCAATCTGGAACATATCCGCCACGCCTACGGCGCCAAGCCGAAGTCGGAATCCGACTATGCGCTGAAGGAAGTCCATCACGAATGGAACGACGGCGGCGCCTACGCGCTCCTCGGACCTTCCGGCTGCGGCAAGACCACGCTGCTCAACATCATATCGGGACTCATCAACCCGTCGGAAGGGCGTATCCTCTTCGACGGCACGGACGTCACGCATCTGACCACGCAGCAGCGCAATATCGCCCAGGTGTTCCAGTTTCCCGTCATCTACGACACGATGACCGTGTACGACAATCTCGCCTTTCCTCTGCGCAACCGGCATGTGCCCGAGCCCGAGGTCGACCGCCGCGTCAAGGAGATCCTCGAGATGACCGGGCTCGGCAGCTGGGCGAAAAAGACCGCGCGCGGGCTGACGGCCGACCAGAAGCAGAAGATCTCTCTCGGTCGCGGGCTCGTGCGCTCGGACGTGAGCGCCATCCTCTTCGATGAGCCGCTGACCGTCATCGATCCGGAAATGAAATGGGTCCTGCGCTCGCAGATCAAGCGGCTGCACAAGCAGTTCGGCTTCACCATGGTCTATGTCACGCACGACCAGACCGAGGCGCTCACCTTCGCCGACAAGGTCGTCGTTATGTATGACGGCCAGATCGTCCAGATCGGCACGCCGGCCGAGCTCTTCGAACGGCCGCGCCACACCTTTGTCGGATATTTCATCGGTTCTCCCGGCATGAATGTCCTGCCGGCCGAAATCGCTGGCAGCACGGCCGCCGTCGGCGACCAGAGGATTGGGCTCAATTTCCAGCCGCAGATCAGGGCCGGCGCCAGGATCGAAATCGGCATCCGCCCGGAATTCATCTCGCTCGGCCGCGACGGCATGCCGGTCGCCATCACCAAGGTCGAGGACATCGGCCGCCACAAGGTGGTGCGCGCCCGCTTCGCCGACCGGCCGATCTCGATCATCGTCGACGAGGACGGCGAGATTCCCGC
- a CDS encoding ABC transporter ATP-binding protein: protein MLEMKNISKVVGGGTHIHPTDLVLERGSLNVLLGPTLSGKTSLMRLMAGLDKPSSGSIHLDGADVTGVPVQKRSVAMVYQQFINYPAMTVYENIASPMRIKGADGATIDREVRKAADLLKLTPYLDRTPLNLSGGQQQRTALARAIVKNADLVLLDEPLANLDYKLREELREELPKIFAASGAIFVYATTEPSEALLLGGNTATLNEGRITQFGRTIDVYRRPADIVTARTFADPPLNTIGLVKTGLHFVLEGKPVLPVPAHLRSVADGPCTVAFQPHHLSFDQPNGSDEPLTVKTAISEITGSESFIHVAFQGARWVMLAPGIHEIEPDATLNVFVDTRHLMAFGPDGRAVGGTA from the coding sequence ATGCTTGAAATGAAGAACATATCCAAGGTCGTGGGGGGCGGGACGCACATCCACCCAACCGACCTTGTGCTGGAGAGGGGGTCGCTCAACGTGCTGCTCGGCCCGACGCTCTCCGGGAAGACGTCGCTGATGCGGCTGATGGCGGGTCTCGACAAGCCCTCCTCCGGTTCGATCCATCTCGACGGCGCCGACGTAACGGGCGTTCCGGTTCAGAAGCGCTCGGTTGCCATGGTCTACCAGCAGTTCATCAACTATCCAGCGATGACCGTTTACGAGAATATCGCCTCGCCGATGCGGATCAAGGGCGCCGACGGCGCCACCATCGACCGGGAAGTGCGCAAGGCGGCGGACCTTCTGAAACTCACGCCCTATCTCGACCGTACGCCGCTCAACCTGTCCGGCGGTCAGCAGCAGCGCACCGCGCTTGCCCGCGCCATCGTCAAGAACGCCGACCTGGTGCTTCTCGACGAACCGCTTGCCAATCTCGACTACAAGCTGCGGGAGGAGTTGCGCGAGGAGTTGCCGAAGATCTTCGCCGCATCCGGCGCGATCTTCGTCTATGCGACGACTGAGCCTTCGGAAGCGCTTTTGCTCGGCGGCAACACCGCGACGCTGAACGAGGGAAGGATCACCCAGTTCGGCCGCACCATCGACGTCTATCGCCGTCCGGCCGACATCGTCACGGCCCGCACATTCGCCGATCCGCCGCTGAACACCATCGGCCTCGTGAAAACAGGATTGCATTTCGTGCTGGAAGGCAAGCCGGTGCTTCCCGTACCTGCGCATCTTCGCTCCGTCGCCGACGGCCCTTGCACGGTGGCCTTTCAGCCGCATCACCTTTCTTTCGATCAGCCGAACGGCAGCGACGAGCCGCTGACCGTCAAAACGGCCATCTCGGAGATCACCGGATCCGAAAGCTTCATTCACGTCGCCTTCCAGGGCGCCCGCTGGGTCATGCTCGCACCCGGCATTCACGAGATCGAACCGGACGCAACGCTTAATGTCTTCGTCGACACGCGCCACCTGATGGCCTTCGGGCCGGACGGCAGGGCGGTCGGCGGAACGGCCTGA